A section of the Microcoleus sp. FACHB-68 genome encodes:
- a CDS encoding Uma2 family endonuclease: MTYTSQKLLTFETFIAQYSDNPRYELADGELVDMEPTGPHETVSGKLATQIGIAIATEKLPWFIPRTCLIRPFAEAATARRPDIVVLDETVLGSEPLWEREPVITLGRSIKLVVEVVSTNWETDYARKVEEYALLGISEYWIVDYRGLGGVAFIGKPKQPTVTVCQLIDEDYTQQQFRLSQPIISPLLKSLQLRLDDILPR; encoded by the coding sequence ATGACTTATACTTCGCAAAAACTTCTAACCTTTGAAACATTTATTGCTCAATATAGTGATAACCCCCGCTACGAACTCGCTGACGGAGAATTAGTTGATATGGAACCTACGGGACCCCACGAAACCGTCAGTGGTAAACTAGCAACTCAAATCGGCATTGCCATTGCTACAGAAAAACTCCCCTGGTTCATTCCACGCACTTGTTTAATCCGTCCCTTTGCAGAGGCAGCAACTGCCCGCCGGCCTGATATTGTGGTGTTAGATGAAACCGTTCTCGGTAGCGAACCTTTATGGGAAAGAGAACCTGTAATTACGCTAGGACGCTCAATTAAATTGGTGGTGGAAGTTGTTAGTACCAACTGGGAAACAGATTACGCGCGAAAAGTTGAAGAATATGCCCTTTTAGGCATTTCTGAGTATTGGATTGTTGATTATCGCGGCTTGGGGGGTGTGGCTTTTATTGGTAAACCCAAACAACCAACTGTCACGGTTTGTCAACTAATTGACGAAGATTACACCCAGCAACAATTTCGCCTGAGCCAACCGATTATTTCGCCTTTGTTAAAAAGCTTGCAACTTCGCCTTGATGATATCCTTCCCCGTTAG
- a CDS encoding EAL domain-containing protein, with translation MTSFLSTFQPTTSAAFPGVTLPPQLFVELFPFHLVFNRHGSIVQVGEVLQRMYAGLAADSPINQHFKLNSPVIAIEFEAIREQSGCVFVLESKQNGIQFKGSMVYVEEQDAIYFLGFPWLTDLDALDRLGLTFKDFAIHAPMADFLLLVEAHKNALLEATHLTKELTEQRVKLHETLQQAKLATAELKAIFETSPDLYFRLRTDGTIQEYYAGKISKLYAPPEAFIGKTLQDVVPANVAQLCYEALTQVINTNALVTIEYSLFIQNTEKFYEARFFPFWEQQVIVIIRDISDRKQAEEANVLLATAVKHAADIIEITDAEARLQYVNSAFEQVTGYSSAEVLGKTADSLLHTTEDEEAFNQSIWKTISSGQIWNGCLLGRRKDGAIYPQETTISPVYSGAGTIANYVILKRDITESKRTEKELEQSLSLLRATLEATADGIIVSESGKIIAFNQKFVDMWGIPESVIESRELKQVLAFVLELLKEPAEFLCKTMNLFAQPDAQCYEMYELKDGRVFERYSQPQWIGGKITGRVCSFRDITERKQAEETIRYQALHDILTGLPNRTLFNERLAESLTNAAENQSSLAVMFIDLDRFKTINDTLGHAVGDRLLQGVAKRLKSCLREGDIVARWGGDEFTLLLSHITCKNDAAKIAQRILDTFKVGFDLETHHLHISSSIGIALYPFGGEDAEALIKNADAALYRTKEEGRNNYHFYTQTMNSKASELLALENSLHHALEREELVLYYQPQVNVTTGEVTQMEALVRWLHPQLGLILPETFIPLAEENGLIVPIGEWILRTACTQNKAWQDAGLSRIGVAVNLSARQFQQPNSVEKVAQILHETGLPASCLELEITETTVMQNADLTSGILRKLHSMGVRLSLDGFGSGYSSLSYLKNFPFNTLKIARSFLDSLAPESKDAAIIRAIIALGKGLNIRVVAEGVETSEQKDLLNSLDCEEMQGDLFSQPLPAEEATQQLMRAGLSKAFDCSVV, from the coding sequence GTGACAAGTTTTTTATCAACTTTTCAGCCGACAACAAGTGCAGCATTTCCAGGGGTGACACTCCCGCCGCAGCTATTTGTAGAACTGTTTCCATTTCACTTAGTCTTTAACCGGCATGGCTCAATTGTGCAAGTGGGAGAAGTCCTGCAACGTATGTATGCCGGTTTGGCAGCCGATAGCCCCATTAACCAGCATTTTAAACTTAATTCTCCTGTAATCGCCATAGAATTTGAAGCGATTCGAGAGCAATCTGGCTGCGTGTTTGTTTTGGAATCCAAGCAAAACGGGATACAGTTTAAAGGCTCGATGGTTTATGTTGAGGAGCAAGACGCTATCTACTTTTTGGGGTTTCCTTGGCTCACTGATCTAGACGCGCTTGATCGGCTGGGATTAACCTTCAAGGACTTTGCCATTCACGCGCCTATGGCTGATTTTTTGTTGTTGGTGGAAGCACATAAAAATGCTTTATTAGAAGCCACACACTTAACAAAAGAGCTGACTGAGCAGCGGGTAAAACTACATGAAACCCTACAGCAAGCCAAACTTGCCACCGCAGAATTAAAAGCAATTTTTGAAACTTCTCCAGATTTATACTTCCGATTGCGAACCGACGGCACGATTCAAGAATATTATGCCGGTAAAATATCAAAATTGTACGCACCGCCTGAAGCATTCATTGGCAAAACACTTCAAGATGTTGTGCCGGCTAATGTGGCGCAGCTCTGTTATGAGGCGCTGACGCAAGTTATTAATACAAATGCTTTAGTAACGATTGAATATTCATTATTCATTCAAAATACAGAAAAGTTTTATGAAGCCAGATTTTTCCCATTTTGGGAACAGCAAGTTATTGTTATTATTCGCGATATTAGCGACCGGAAGCAAGCTGAGGAAGCGAACGTTCTCCTAGCAACTGCCGTCAAGCACGCGGCTGATATTATTGAAATTACTGATGCTGAAGCGAGGCTGCAATATGTAAATTCAGCCTTTGAGCAAGTTACGGGATATAGCAGTGCTGAAGTGCTGGGAAAAACTGCTGATAGCTTGCTGCACACGACTGAGGATGAGGAAGCATTTAATCAAAGTATTTGGAAGACGATTTCTAGCGGGCAAATTTGGAATGGGTGTTTACTCGGAAGGCGGAAAGATGGGGCAATTTACCCTCAAGAGACAACGATCTCTCCCGTCTACAGTGGAGCCGGTACAATTGCCAACTATGTGATCCTCAAGCGAGATATTACTGAAAGCAAGCGCACAGAAAAAGAACTTGAACAATCGCTTTCACTGCTACGCGCAACCTTAGAAGCGACTGCTGATGGAATTATTGTGAGTGAGAGCGGAAAAATAATCGCTTTCAATCAAAAATTTGTAGATATGTGGGGCATTCCTGAGTCTGTAATTGAGTCAAGAGAGCTGAAACAAGTGCTGGCTTTTGTACTAGAGCTACTCAAAGAGCCGGCAGAATTTCTATGCAAAACAATGAATTTGTTTGCTCAACCGGACGCACAATGCTACGAGATGTACGAATTAAAAGATGGAAGAGTCTTCGAGCGCTATTCTCAGCCTCAGTGGATCGGCGGAAAAATCACAGGCAGAGTGTGCAGTTTTCGAGATATTACTGAGCGAAAACAGGCAGAGGAAACCATTCGCTATCAGGCTTTACACGACATTTTAACGGGTTTGCCAAACCGGACATTGTTTAACGAGCGACTTGCCGAATCGCTGACGAATGCCGCCGAAAATCAAAGTTCACTCGCTGTCATGTTTATAGATTTAGATCGCTTCAAAACGATTAATGATACCCTCGGCCATGCTGTTGGTGATAGGTTGTTACAAGGTGTTGCTAAACGGCTAAAAAGTTGTTTGCGAGAGGGGGATATTGTTGCCCGCTGGGGAGGGGATGAGTTTACTTTGCTCTTGTCCCACATCACTTGTAAAAATGATGCGGCTAAGATTGCTCAACGAATTTTAGATACCTTCAAAGTTGGGTTTGATTTAGAAACTCATCACCTTCATATCAGCAGCAGTATAGGAATTGCGCTTTATCCCTTTGGGGGCGAAGATGCGGAAGCACTGATTAAAAATGCAGATGCAGCCCTATATCGCACTAAAGAAGAAGGCCGTAATAACTATCATTTTTATACGCAGACGATGAATTCTAAAGCTTCTGAATTATTAGCATTGGAAAATAGTCTGCACCATGCTTTGGAACGGGAAGAATTGGTGCTTTACTACCAGCCTCAAGTCAATGTAACTACTGGGGAAGTCACCCAGATGGAAGCCCTTGTGCGTTGGCTGCACCCCCAGTTGGGGCTAATTTTGCCTGAAACATTTATTCCGCTTGCCGAAGAAAATGGGCTGATTGTACCGATTGGTGAATGGATATTGCGGACTGCCTGCACTCAAAATAAAGCTTGGCAGGATGCCGGTTTGTCACGGATAGGCGTGGCGGTAAATCTGTCTGCCCGACAGTTTCAGCAGCCAAATTCAGTCGAAAAAGTGGCACAAATTTTGCACGAAACCGGATTACCGGCAAGTTGCTTGGAGTTGGAAATTACTGAAACGACCGTGATGCAAAATGCCGACTTAACCAGTGGGATATTACGCAAGCTTCACAGTATGGGAGTTCGCCTTTCTCTAGACGGTTTTGGGTCGGGGTATTCTTCACTAAGTTATCTGAAAAATTTTCCATTTAATACCCTCAAAATTGCTCGCTCTTTTCTTGATAGTTTGGCTCCAGAATCAAAAGATGCAGCCATTATTAGAGCAATTATTGCTTTAGGAAAAGGATTAAATATTCGAGTGGTTGCAGAAGGTGTTGAAACTTCAGAACAAAAAGATTTACTAAATTCACTAGACTGTGAAGAAATGCAAGGAGATTTATTCAGTCAACCTTTACCGGCTGAGGAAGCGACTCAACAACTGATGAGAGCCGGTTTAAGTAAAGCATTTGATTGTTCCGTCGTTTAG
- a CDS encoding AAA family ATPase — MLRDLTIQNYRCFKDFHVDDLARVNLIVGPNNAGKTSLLEAVYLLVNQNNIQSLFEILSHRGETTLDRHSLSSQEGTKLRQTYQVLHIFYGHNLKEKQFINIKSVKDAKISFKIQIEQAIEQLSVPDSEEFESNLLAFELVLTYGHPIKIKIPVRSDGTFGQHPISRLGNLTKIAADITTRKQSLFLTTSNLSFVQLSELWDKITLTPKEESVVAALQILEPNVNRISFTSRQTSNTGILLKLHGQDHPIPLGSMGEGMRRILNLAMASVTVENGFLLVDEIDTGLYYRTQTDMWRLLFETAKQLNVQIFATTHSCDCIIAFQEALADSEDPSVGKLFRLSRRGEDIRAVEYTPDDLSIAVRQNIEVR; from the coding sequence ATGTTACGCGATCTGACGATTCAAAACTATCGTTGCTTTAAAGATTTTCACGTTGATGATTTAGCCCGTGTCAATTTGATCGTCGGGCCAAACAATGCCGGTAAAACCAGTTTGCTGGAAGCTGTTTATTTGTTAGTTAATCAGAATAATATCCAAAGTTTGTTTGAGATTCTAAGCCATCGTGGGGAGACGACTCTTGATCGGCATTCACTGTCGTCACAAGAAGGCACTAAACTGCGTCAAACCTATCAAGTTTTACACATATTTTACGGGCATAATCTTAAAGAAAAACAATTCATTAATATAAAATCTGTAAAGGATGCTAAAATTTCATTTAAAATCCAGATTGAGCAGGCAATTGAACAGTTATCTGTGCCGGATTCTGAAGAATTTGAATCAAATTTATTAGCTTTTGAGCTTGTCTTGACATACGGGCATCCTATTAAAATAAAGATTCCTGTCCGCAGTGATGGAACATTTGGACAGCACCCCATCTCTCGATTGGGTAATCTAACTAAGATCGCTGCCGATATTACAACCAGAAAGCAAAGTTTATTTCTCACAACGAGCAATCTAAGTTTTGTGCAACTATCTGAACTGTGGGATAAAATTACACTGACTCCAAAAGAAGAAAGTGTGGTAGCCGCGTTGCAAATTCTTGAGCCAAATGTGAACCGCATCAGTTTTACGAGCCGGCAAACTTCTAACACCGGCATTCTGCTCAAGCTTCACGGACAAGATCACCCAATTCCTCTAGGCAGCATGGGTGAGGGAATGCGCCGAATTCTCAATCTAGCAATGGCATCTGTAACTGTTGAAAATGGTTTCTTACTGGTAGATGAAATAGACACCGGCTTGTACTATAGGACTCAAACTGATATGTGGCGCTTACTTTTTGAAACAGCTAAGCAATTAAATGTTCAAATCTTTGCAACAACCCATAGTTGCGATTGTATCATTGCTTTTCAAGAAGCATTAGCTGATTCAGAAGATCCCTCCGTCGGGAAATTATTTCGCTTAAGCCGACGTGGTGAGGATATTCGTGCTGTTGAATACACTCCTGATGACTTATCGATTGCTGTGCGTCAAAATATTGAGGTACGTTGA
- a CDS encoding DUF3226 domain-containing protein, giving the protein MPEPQPNQLLVEGSDDKHVITALRNKHMSKDAFSVKVPNEEDTKEAPNEQGPNGVEALLKNLQESLKQEHIRILGIVVDADQDLAARWQAVGDRLKKAGYKNIPRTPPAEGWVCPSPDPFLPRVGVWLMPDNQLPGMLEDFIAHLIPADDVLRPKAEAIMQEIEQAKINRYKSVHHPKALIHTWLAWQKKPGMPMGQAITARVLNYDKEIALTFVEWLKRLFEMPPA; this is encoded by the coding sequence ATGCCAGAACCACAACCAAACCAGTTATTAGTTGAAGGATCAGATGATAAACACGTTATTACGGCTTTGCGTAACAAACATATGTCAAAGGATGCATTTTCTGTGAAAGTGCCGAACGAAGAGGATACGAAGGAAGCGCCGAACGAACAGGGTCCGAACGGAGTCGAAGCGCTTTTAAAGAATTTGCAAGAGAGCTTAAAGCAAGAACATATACGAATATTAGGAATTGTCGTTGATGCCGATCAAGACTTGGCTGCGAGATGGCAAGCTGTGGGAGATCGGTTAAAAAAAGCCGGCTATAAAAATATTCCTAGAACTCCCCCGGCAGAAGGTTGGGTTTGCCCATCGCCTGATCCCTTTTTGCCTCGCGTGGGAGTCTGGTTAATGCCTGATAATCAACTCCCCGGAATGTTAGAAGATTTTATCGCTCATCTCATCCCAGCTGATGATGTTTTGCGTCCAAAAGCAGAAGCTATTATGCAAGAAATTGAACAAGCCAAGATTAATCGCTATAAATCGGTTCACCATCCTAAAGCATTGATTCACACTTGGCTGGCTTGGCAGAAGAAACCGGGAATGCCAATGGGGCAAGCAATTACTGCGCGGGTACTGAATTACGATAAAGAAATTGCACTCACATTCGTTGAATGGTTAAAGCGGCTGTTTGAAATGCCACCGGCTTAA
- a CDS encoding ATP-binding protein has translation MNRAVDSLYHEINMAREINAAVVNVSGRQRMLSQRIAFFCLKLVCAENPLERENLRGALVDAIELMEKSHNGLIGGDESMNLPGRLSKTVNAMYFEAPLYLDKQVRQYIEQVRALISLADVELKAENSHLSYIMSAASSELLAALDAVVSQYQKESEAEQLALDRKLVELYKQSCTATAAAQAQAQQLQQTLHYLQQAQAHLVHSEKMSSLGQLLAGVAHEINNPVTFIYCNLSHAHNYVQDVLELLNLYRQRYPQPAAEIEDLSDCIELEFLLEDLPKVMSSMKMGAERIRQIVLSLRNFSRLDEAEITVVDIHEGIENTLLILQNRLKAQPDCAGIKVVKEFGNLPPVECYASQLNQVFMNILANALDALNSYNAQRCEQEVQDNPSCITIRTEVSHPDYVRVRIADNGPGMTKDVMTQLFEPFFTTKPVGQGTGLGLSISYQIVVDKHGGRLECASLPGEGAEFVIELPVCQSRQAVGDLNSMVAHQEPVAAKERV, from the coding sequence GTGAATCGAGCTGTAGACAGCCTTTATCATGAAATTAATATGGCCAGGGAAATAAATGCAGCCGTCGTTAATGTAAGTGGGCGACAGCGGATGCTATCGCAGCGAATCGCTTTCTTCTGCTTGAAACTGGTTTGCGCTGAGAATCCACTGGAACGAGAAAACCTGCGTGGGGCGCTGGTGGATGCCATTGAACTGATGGAAAAGTCTCACAACGGGCTGATCGGCGGCGATGAAAGCATGAATTTACCGGGACGCCTCTCAAAGACTGTCAACGCGATGTATTTTGAGGCACCGCTGTATTTAGACAAGCAGGTGCGTCAGTATATTGAGCAAGTAAGGGCGCTGATTTCGCTTGCCGATGTTGAACTGAAGGCCGAGAATTCTCATCTGAGCTATATTATGAGTGCCGCATCCTCGGAATTGCTCGCGGCGTTGGATGCAGTGGTGAGTCAGTATCAGAAGGAAAGTGAGGCTGAACAACTAGCACTTGATAGGAAGCTGGTTGAACTTTACAAACAAAGTTGTACGGCGACTGCTGCCGCCCAAGCTCAAGCTCAGCAGTTGCAGCAAACTCTGCACTATTTGCAACAAGCTCAAGCCCATCTGGTGCACAGTGAAAAAATGTCTAGCCTTGGTCAGCTTTTGGCGGGTGTGGCACACGAAATTAATAATCCCGTGACGTTTATCTATTGCAACTTAAGCCACGCTCATAACTACGTTCAAGATGTGCTTGAGTTGCTGAATCTTTACCGGCAGCGTTACCCACAGCCGGCTGCTGAAATTGAAGACTTGAGTGATTGTATTGAACTTGAGTTTCTGCTAGAAGACTTGCCGAAGGTCATGTCTTCAATGAAAATGGGGGCTGAGCGGATTCGTCAAATTGTTTTATCTTTGCGGAATTTCTCGCGACTGGATGAAGCAGAAATTACCGTGGTTGATATTCACGAGGGCATTGAGAATACGTTATTAATTTTGCAAAATCGTTTGAAGGCTCAGCCTGATTGTGCCGGCATTAAAGTGGTAAAAGAGTTTGGAAATTTGCCGCCGGTGGAGTGTTATGCCAGCCAGCTTAATCAAGTATTTATGAATATTTTGGCGAATGCACTGGATGCGCTCAATAGCTACAACGCACAGCGCTGTGAACAAGAGGTGCAGGACAATCCTAGCTGCATTACGATCCGCACGGAAGTCTCGCACCCAGATTATGTGAGGGTGCGGATTGCCGATAATGGCCCTGGAATGACAAAAGATGTAATGACACAATTATTTGAGCCGTTTTTTACGACGAAGCCGGTGGGGCAGGGCACGGGTTTGGGTTTGTCGATTAGCTATCAAATTGTGGTAGACAAGCATGGGGGAAGGCTTGAGTGCGCGTCCCTGCCAGGAGAAGGGGCAGAGTTTGTCATTGAGCTGCCGGTGTGCCAAAGCCGGCAGGCAGTTGGCGATTTAAATTCAATGGTTGCACATCAAGAGCCGGTGGCTGCAAAAGAGCGAGTTTAA
- a CDS encoding gamma-glutamyltransferase family protein, producing the protein MNRANLTENPYSSTRQVILGKRGAVATSQPLATLAGMEMLWAGGNAVDAAIAMAVALTVVEPTSNGIGSDAFALVWDGKLHGLNGSGKSCQNLTAEYFSGVDKMPTYGWLPVTVPGAVSAWRTVWERWGRLPFEQLFAPAIRYAEEGFPVSPVTSLAWKRAEASYLSQTGPEFQAFKAVFFNNNRAPAAGEIWASPAHAATLREIATTGGESFYTGRLAEEMANFAAETGGFLTLADLAAHQADWVTPISTDYRGLSVWEMPPNTQGLATLIALNILEGFDLGKYPRESAESYHRQIEAMKLAFADVHRYTADPRFMEMPVDRLLDKTYAAQRRQLIGETAIPLAEPGLPKGGTVYLAAADGELMVSFIQSNFTGFGSGVLIPDTGIALHNRGIGFTLEAGHPNQYAPAKRPFHTIIPGFLTQDGVPVGPFGVMGGPMQPQGHLQAVVNLVDYGMNPQAALDAPRWHFVKDNHVFLEPTAGVQLAKELSEHGHNIQVNSESGLFGRGQIILRKNNILIAASEPRADGLALAW; encoded by the coding sequence ATGAATCGCGCAAATCTTACAGAAAATCCCTACTCCTCAACCCGGCAAGTCATCCTGGGAAAACGGGGTGCAGTGGCAACCAGCCAACCCCTCGCCACCCTCGCCGGCATGGAAATGTTGTGGGCGGGGGGAAATGCCGTGGATGCTGCAATTGCAATGGCAGTCGCGCTAACCGTTGTTGAACCCACCTCAAACGGCATCGGTTCAGACGCTTTTGCCCTCGTTTGGGATGGCAAGTTGCACGGCTTAAATGGTTCCGGCAAAAGCTGCCAGAACTTGACAGCGGAATATTTTTCTGGGGTAGATAAAATGCCGACCTATGGCTGGCTGCCGGTGACGGTTCCGGGTGCGGTTTCTGCGTGGCGTACGGTGTGGGAACGTTGGGGCCGGCTGCCATTTGAGCAATTATTTGCGCCGGCAATTCGCTACGCAGAGGAAGGCTTTCCCGTCTCGCCGGTGACATCCCTGGCTTGGAAACGTGCAGAAGCAAGTTATTTATCTCAAACCGGCCCAGAGTTTCAGGCGTTTAAAGCAGTATTTTTTAACAATAACCGCGCACCGGCAGCCGGGGAAATTTGGGCCAGTCCTGCCCATGCTGCAACCTTACGCGAGATCGCAACCACCGGCGGTGAAAGTTTTTATACAGGCCGGCTGGCTGAGGAAATGGCTAATTTTGCCGCTGAAACCGGCGGTTTTCTAACCTTAGCTGACCTCGCCGCCCATCAAGCTGATTGGGTAACGCCAATTTCAACAGACTATCGCGGTTTGAGCGTTTGGGAAATGCCACCAAACACCCAAGGATTAGCCACATTAATTGCACTAAATATTTTAGAAGGTTTTGACTTAGGGAAATATCCCCGCGAGTCGGCTGAAAGCTACCACCGGCAGATCGAGGCGATGAAACTTGCCTTTGCCGATGTTCACCGCTACACCGCCGATCCCAGATTTATGGAGATGCCGGTGGATCGACTTTTAGATAAAACTTATGCAGCACAACGCCGGCAACTGATTGGAGAAACCGCTATTCCCTTAGCTGAACCGGGTTTACCCAAAGGCGGAACCGTTTATCTCGCTGCCGCCGATGGGGAATTGATGGTTTCGTTTATCCAATCCAACTTTACAGGATTTGGCAGTGGTGTCCTGATTCCCGACACCGGCATCGCCTTGCATAACCGGGGAATTGGGTTCACGTTAGAAGCCGGTCATCCCAACCAATATGCGCCGGCAAAGCGTCCTTTTCATACAATTATTCCCGGTTTTCTCACCCAAGATGGGGTGCCGGTAGGCCCATTTGGCGTGATGGGAGGGCCAATGCAGCCCCAAGGACATTTGCAAGCAGTCGTAAATTTGGTCGATTACGGCATGAATCCGCAAGCCGCCCTTGATGCTCCACGCTGGCATTTTGTCAAGGATAATCACGTATTTTTAGAACCGACTGCCGGTGTTCAATTAGCAAAAGAATTAAGTGAACATGGTCACAATATTCAAGTGAATTCAGAATCAGGTTTATTTGGTCGCGGCCAGATCATTTTACGAAAAAATAATATCTTGATCGCCGCATCAGAACCCCGTGCCGATGGATTAGCACTCGCTTGGTAA
- a CDS encoding adenylate/guanylate cyclase domain-containing protein: protein MPKKQPMPWSRYIPAGLTLCVGVGLSVLACIVVARWEDKRREYEFNRYADGVAAALQQHFKEDLQIIPNLSDFFAASDKIEPSAFKQFVQRPVSSKTSIQFLAWVPKVTDTQRETYEAGTQTGTLSNFQIVERNTNGEIVLAQQRPEYYPVYYLEPLKGNERALGFDLASQPAYRTALERARDTGKMVVTGKVELQPAQDAQLSLMVIQPIYNNQDNFSNYSPESLQGFVVGVFRVAEIFEAALKGRGVGNLDLYLADKTDTAGSLLNSSDAFPFASGQENRFLAFYDSSTKKLVEFPAVKNLLQVDGISKTARTVGMRTLTVGGREWSLYLLSTPAYREIQTKHWRSWAVLIIGLLWTHIPVTYLLTSLSRQRQIEQLAQERTRQAEQLQKALHQLSKEQEKSERLLLNILPQPIAERLKQEQTIIADSFAEVTVLFADIVGFTQLASRISATELVQLLNEIFSAFDKLAVWHGLEKIKTIGDAYMVVGGLPMHRPDHAQAIAEMALDMQLAILKFNAEHREAFTIRIGIHTGPVVAGVIGTNKFIYDLWGDTVNIANRMESHGIPGCIQISAATYERLQHLYQFEMRGYIPIKGKGEMLTYLLAGRQPDELSDYALKLSAQHRCRALETSQADVGQNASVSPSTG, encoded by the coding sequence ATGCCTAAAAAACAACCTATGCCCTGGTCTCGATATATCCCTGCAGGGTTGACACTCTGTGTGGGGGTGGGACTGTCTGTCCTTGCGTGCATCGTCGTCGCGAGATGGGAAGACAAACGTCGCGAATATGAATTTAACCGTTATGCAGATGGAGTTGCCGCCGCGCTACAGCAGCACTTCAAGGAGGATCTGCAAATTATCCCAAACCTGAGCGACTTCTTTGCCGCGTCTGACAAAATTGAACCGTCTGCTTTTAAGCAGTTCGTTCAGCGCCCTGTGTCTAGCAAAACAAGCATCCAATTTTTAGCATGGGTGCCAAAAGTTACTGACACGCAGCGGGAAACTTACGAAGCAGGAACTCAAACCGGCACGCTTTCTAATTTCCAAATTGTAGAACGAAACACGAACGGTGAAATTGTTCTAGCTCAGCAACGCCCAGAATATTACCCCGTATATTATCTCGAACCGCTCAAAGGCAACGAGAGGGCATTGGGGTTTGATTTAGCAAGTCAGCCGGCTTACCGAACGGCACTAGAAAGGGCGCGAGATACCGGCAAAATGGTCGTCACCGGCAAAGTTGAGTTACAGCCGGCACAAGACGCTCAACTTAGCCTCATGGTCATTCAACCCATTTACAATAATCAAGATAATTTTTCCAATTACAGTCCTGAATCTTTACAAGGGTTTGTAGTAGGAGTGTTTCGAGTTGCTGAAATTTTTGAAGCGGCTTTAAAGGGGCGAGGTGTTGGCAATCTCGATCTTTATCTTGCTGATAAAACGGATACAGCCGGCAGTTTGCTCAATAGCAGCGACGCTTTTCCCTTTGCGTCTGGACAAGAAAATCGATTCCTTGCTTTTTACGACTCCAGCACGAAAAAATTGGTGGAATTTCCCGCTGTCAAAAATTTGCTGCAAGTCGATGGAATCAGCAAAACTGCTCGGACGGTGGGAATGCGAACCTTAACGGTTGGGGGCCGGGAATGGTCACTTTACCTGCTTTCTACGCCGGCTTATCGAGAAATTCAAACAAAACATTGGCGGTCTTGGGCAGTCCTCATTATTGGGTTACTTTGGACTCATATTCCGGTTACTTATTTGCTCACTTCTTTGAGCCGGCAGAGACAGATTGAACAGCTCGCACAAGAACGAACTCGCCAAGCCGAACAGTTGCAAAAAGCGCTCCATCAACTATCAAAAGAGCAGGAAAAGTCAGAGCGTCTGCTACTCAATATCCTACCCCAACCAATCGCAGAACGCCTGAAACAAGAGCAAACAATTATTGCCGATAGCTTTGCAGAAGTTACCGTTTTGTTTGCCGATATTGTTGGTTTTACCCAACTAGCATCGCGAATCTCGGCAACAGAACTGGTACAACTGCTCAACGAAATATTTTCCGCCTTTGACAAACTGGCAGTCTGGCATGGATTGGAGAAAATAAAGACGATTGGAGACGCTTACATGGTTGTCGGTGGCCTCCCGATGCACCGACCTGATCACGCACAAGCGATTGCAGAAATGGCTCTGGATATGCAGCTAGCCATCCTTAAATTTAATGCCGAGCATAGAGAAGCGTTCACGATTCGCATTGGAATTCACACCGGGCCGGTGGTTGCCGGTGTGATTGGCACGAACAAGTTTATTTATGATTTGTGGGGCGACACGGTTAATATTGCGAACCGCATGGAATCTCATGGCATCCCTGGTTGTATTCAGATCAGTGCTGCGACTTATGAGCGATTGCAGCATCTTTATCAGTTTGAGATGCGGGGTTATATTCCGATTAAAGGCAAAGGAGAAATGCTGACTTATCTATTGGCCGGCAGACAACCCGATGAATTATCAGATTATGCTTTAAAACTTTCTGCCCAGCACAGATGCCGAGCTTTGGAAACAAGTCAAGCGGACGTAGGACAGAATGCTTCGGTGTCACCTTCGACTGGATGA
- a CDS encoding tellurite resistance TerB family protein, with the protein MSEQQQSDENLLSQGEPKKPLIFNSLSRAEAFAAIALAAIASDGYFTNTETRTIFLVLSRMKLFEGYSELQIKSVLDNLLQFLKQHGTEAFVNSAKEFLSPELQATAFAVSVDLVLSDGVLHKKEEKFLADLQHVLGVSDETADQLIHAMLIKNRG; encoded by the coding sequence ATGTCAGAGCAACAGCAAAGTGACGAAAACTTACTTTCTCAAGGCGAACCGAAGAAGCCGTTAATATTTAATTCGCTGAGCCGTGCCGAAGCCTTTGCGGCAATTGCATTAGCGGCAATTGCTTCAGATGGTTACTTTACTAATACAGAAACCCGAACGATTTTTCTTGTGCTATCGCGCATGAAACTTTTTGAAGGCTATTCAGAACTTCAAATTAAAAGCGTCCTTGATAATCTGCTTCAATTTCTAAAACAGCATGGAACTGAGGCATTTGTTAACTCGGCTAAGGAATTTCTTTCTCCTGAACTTCAAGCGACAGCCTTTGCTGTCTCTGTTGATTTAGTTTTGTCAGATGGCGTTTTACATAAAAAAGAAGAAAAGTTTTTAGCCGATCTTCAGCACGTTTTAGGGGTTTCTGATGAAACTGCCGATCAACTGATTCACGCAATGCTTATTAAAAATAGAGGTTAG